Sequence from the Candoia aspera isolate rCanAsp1 chromosome 7, rCanAsp1.hap2, whole genome shotgun sequence genome:
TTTGCTTTTAtatagcagcaagacttttagatgcacagagatggaaagatccacaaatacctacagtggaggactggattatcaaactgatggagctggccaaatggctgataagagaaaatactgtgtctggatttgtttctacttggcaaccacttctaggctacttgcttgtgtcagaaaaaaatgaagttctgattttgggttttaatgattaaatggtttgatttgatagaaataatgttactaaggtttaactaatagtaagagattatatttgtaaatgtattcatatctgcactggagaaggtcggaagtcactttctgtttctgttctctgttccgcacttttattgtttttcttttttctttagttctgtagtctatctgttctatattctatatttagtATTTTACTTATACTCTGCCCCAATCGTGACACACTCTGGATGGCTTCAAATGAACATAAACATAGAATATAGAAAACCAATAACGCAATGGTAGCTAACAAGGGTCCACGGACTGGTGAAAACTGCAGGGCCAGAAGcaaacccaaaccaaaaatcagaGAGACTTCAAAGTATATTTCATCATAGTATTAGGTGTAACATAAGCAGGGGCAATCGTGTTGGGtgggaggtcaaaaaaatcaagatggtggctgtgcctGCAGCACACAAAACGCAGTACTTTGAATTCACAGCCATGGCTGTAATCCTGattgcagatgcccctgattGTAAGTTACAGAAGAACCGAGGGACCATCAATGTTTGTGTGGTTTAGAGTCCTCCAAGGTCCAGTTTTGAACCTGCAGCGATAAACCACTATGCCTAAGGTTCCTGCGCCACAGGGTTGTCTGTGGGCCTCAGCTGCATAAGGCATAGATGCTCAGGGCTCCCTTGATGGACTTCACTTATTATCTTGCCATCAGCAGTAGCAACATGTGCTGATGGCAGTCATCTCTGTGGACCACAGAATCAGATTGCTTGTGAGACTCCTTATCAAAATGACTGATCATCACAAAGGAGAAGCAGTTGTTCAGTTTGAAAATTACCTACCCTTTCTgggttttggggggtggggggaatgggaagAAAGATGAGAtgggagaataaaataaaactttccttTCAGAGTTTGAGGGATTAAAGGGCTTCCTTGGAGGTATGGCAGACCATGTGAGGATGATTCCTGACTCCTTGgccatttttgttattttaaaaatattattactgtttttatccTCTTTTCTCAAGGAATTCAAGCCTATGGAAGACTCCTTTCCTTTTATACCCTCATGATGATTCTGTGAGATAATTTGGGCTGAGAATGATAAATCGGCTTCTTGGTCGTTGAAGTGAACCAATGGTTGAGTTCCTGCTTGGGCTAAACTATAACCAAGTTTGATTAATTTTGCTTAGTCTGTTGTGTGAACTCCTCCACTGTGGCTGGTAAACCTCAATCTGTTGGGCAGATCCTACCAACTGGACCTGTGCAACAAAGTGAGGTTAAGCGGTCCTTGGCTTTCCACAAACTGTGGTTCACACATGAAGGTTAGTGCAGTGGGAGAACCACTCAGGTCATCATTCCATGGGGCGAAAAACTTCAGGTCCAACTGAGGATCATACACAAAATATGTCTTGCTGTGGATACAGTGCCTGAAATGTACAGAACAAATCCTAGGACTGATGGGTGGAAGTCGTTCTTGCCAAATATGTACAAATTGAAGCTGCAGAACTACACACagcatcctcttcctcttcctcctcttcctcttttagtGTTGGTGACCATTATCCCTATACTGACttgagaaattatttatttatctatttatctaatttatccccgcccatctcctcccttcggaggcctctgggcgatttacaacaagtggttaaaaccatcagaataatacaaaaaataaaatacagtaaaaatactataaatagaaataaaaaataaagaataaaaaatccaagcgatgcaacatctaaaacagtccaagtgtgggggGAGTCCTGAATATTGCTGATTGCACAGGAAGTCTTGGCATCAAACATTCCTTTCTCTacacatgattacagcagcaagacttttatatgcacagagatggaaagatccacaaatacccacagtggaggactggattatcaaactgatggagctggccaaatggctgataagagaaaatactgtgtctggatttgtttctacttggcaaccacttctaggctacttgcttgtgtcagaaaaaaatgaagttctgattttgagttttaatgattaaatggtttgatttgatagaaataatgttactaataATGTTCTGTTCTCTGTTCCgcacttttattgtttttcttttttctttagttctgtagtctatctgttctatattctatattttgtattttacttatactctgaaaactaataaaattctttaaaaaaaaaagaggaagaccttgtTCCAGGAATAGTTGCTTTTGCTGGTATTTGCTCAATTCACTGATGGATGCCAGAAAGTGATACAAAACAGGAAGTTAACAAGGACACAACAGGCCATGAACTCACAGCAGCTATGACTGTTTTATTGTTGGCCTTACGGGGTAAAGcagacaagaaacatgaccagatgagctaattctactttattgtaaagctacattgacagaatcttgcaagtctgaaagtacaatcctcctgCCAGCCCGAGAAacaggagggtcccttctgagcctcttgccctgcccatctgcaggctatgctgtctcttatctgactgttcccttggcagcgtctctcggcccagtctcccaaggtctttcccacactcCAATCCACTTATCTAGGGTTCCTGCCTGTTAGAGATGATGACTCTTATTTAACCAGAAGAGGGTTCAAGGCGGGGAAAGTGTGTGCAAACATGAAGTAGTCTATTGTTTGGTTTCCAGCTAATGTCCTGAGTTGCCCTCTTATCTCATTAATGAAAGGCTGATCACATGTTGTACCCAGGTTGCTTTTACCATCATCACAAAGTCCTTGCTCCCTTATTTACTGTTCCTCCATCTTCTTTCTTCTGCTGCTGAGGATCATTCATAGTGCCTTCTGATTATTATCCACCAGGAGAACGATCTCCACCCTATGCCAGCACACAGGGTCCCACAGGCTCTTAGACACTTGGGATTTGAGCCACCCACCTGCATCCTTGAGGGCAGCTTCAGACAACCTGAGAAATAGCCACAATAGCATGTATCTGCCTGGACTGCTTTGGGGAAGGGCAGGCTTTCTCCCTGCATCTTTCTCCCTCAAAGGATGCTTACTTCCATGGAGccttgaggtgggttgggccctCTCTTCCTCCGTGTCCTGTTTCTGACCTTACTGCATACCCATTGATGTAGCTCAAAAGAAGCTCTGACAAAATTCCAGACTTGGAATACTATATCCAGTTcaggtcaccacaatacaaaaaagatgctgaggccctagaaagagtgcagagaagagccacAAAGCTGATAAGGGGCCTGGAggccaaatcctatgaagaacggctaaaggaactgggtatgtttagcttaacgaagagaagacggaggggagacatgatagcagtcttccaatacttgaagggttgCCATGGGGAAGAGAGCGTCAATCTATTTTCCATGGGACAAgaagcagtgggtggaagctcatcagagggagatccaacctggaaaccaggaggaatttcctgacagtgagaactagtAAGCAGTGGAatggcttgcctcctggagttgtgggtgctccatcactggaggttttcaggaaaaagattggacaaccatttgtctgagatggtatgaggactcctgccctgggcaggggttggactagaagacctccaaggtcccttccaaccctaggattctaggAAACTCCATAAGAGGGCAAGGCTGTTGGCTCCTTTTTTCTAGCAACTCCAGAGGATGGAATTTGAATGAAAGGCAGGGAGTGAGAAACATAGTGGAAATACTTCAGGGGCACTAAGTGTCAAGTCTCCTTTGGGTTGAGCTTGATCCCTTCAGGGAGACGTCCATGTCATTTCCTCGGTCTTGGCATGGTGGttattctgggatgtttttcgaCTTTCAGTCTAGCCTAGGGTCTGGGGATTTTCTGATGGCCTTCCATGCTAGTACTGTGCAGTAATAACCCGCTCcagccttgcttagcttttttggaTCACCCAAAGTGCTGCTACCTGCTGTATCAGCAGGTCAGGGGTAGGGCAGGtaaaaattctggctcaaagctCCAAGAGGTTGAAAACCACAGCCAGCAGTAACTTCTAGCGAGAGGTCAAAGAGGAGACTGTGACCACTCTCTAGTAATTCCTCAGGGAGTATAGTGACTGGTCTATAACTGCAGATTCAGCAACAGAGGTATCTGAGCAATTTCATCTACCAAATCTGCTGCACTGAAAGAAATACTGAGGAGATTAAGGATAAAGGCTGCTTGAACACACGGGTTACCTGAGCATCGTCTTGCATTATTCTGTCTCTGAGATGGACGCTCAGATGTCAAATACTGGAAGGCAACATCCGTGAGGAATTTCTTGGAGGCCTTCATGAAATTACGTCATTATGGCAGCAGTTTCTGGAAGGTCACTGTCAAATGTGGACTACACgctttgcacacacatacaaggGGCAGAGGTAGCTTTGGGCAAATGCACTCTCACGCTTACCTGCAAAGGAACCTCATTTTGGGATAAATTTGAATCTCAGTTAGGAATGCCAAccaattggaaaaaattaaatcTCTGTAATAACAGAATAACAGAAGAGCTTATTTTTTCCTGTTAGTTTTCAGGGAATCAGAAAAATTATATGGTATAGTATATATGTTTTGTAGCTCTATTCATGCAATTGTGGAATTTGTTCCGTATTCTTCATGTTTACTTTGGCTGTTCCTTCATTTCCTGCTTTTGATAGAGTCTGGCTGCCTGTTAAAGGCTCTGTGTTTTCTTCTGATCCTCCAAACATAACATTGGTGACAAGCAGcaccgcaactggggggggggcgggtcaAGCGGGGCATGTAACCAGGGCGCCGCACTGCGGAGAGCGCCAAAAtgaggggggggggcaccaaaatgggtgtggaatccatgtttgccctgggtgacacagaccctagttgcggccctggtgacAAGGATGGGCTTGAAGAGAGACTGGTAAACCTTAAAGGGTACTAACAAGAGAAACGAGACTCGGCAACCCTGTGAATGATATCTGGAGTTATAGGTGAGTATGCTGGAAAAGTGGAAGCTCTTAGTGGTGCTGTGGAAATGTCCTTCATATGCACAGAAAAGCTGAGTTGCTTATAGCAGAAAAATCCTATTTCAGAAGAGAAATGAATTGTTTCTTGCTTGGTGGCTGAATTAAAAATGTCAGCAGAACACTAGGACTTTAAGACCCAGACCAGTTTGTGAATTACACTGAGACAGCAAACAAACAAGACAGATAACTTAGAACAACATTACTTAAGAAGCAGTAAAATCAGATTGCTGGGAGGGATTGTTCTATTGCAGCACCAGCACTACCCATTCCTTCTTAAGGGATGTCCACTTTGCCTCTTAGCTGGGCTATGAATCTTCTCCCTTGGTGTGAAAACTTGTCCTGTTCAAGGCTGGCCTTAGTGAATCTTGTCTGCCTGCCTGACCTTTGGAGGATTGGACCACTAATACTTCGTCTAAATAAGGGCTACCAGTGGATTGTTGAGGGTAACTGCTTTATTGTGTCATGTATAAGATAGTTTATCTACGTAAGATAATTGTTTTCAACTTTCCAAAAAGAAAACTAAGCTATGAATATAttatggggctacctttgaagagtatgcggaagcttcagttggtccaaactGCGGccgcgcgaacagtgatgagtgctccaagatcagcacgtgtaacactgttgctgcgcgagctgcattgggttccagtttgcttccgggtctaattcaaggtgttggttatcacctttaaagccctacatggcatggtgccaggttacctgagggactgtctcatccccataacatcgacccaccccacccgatcatgcagagagggcatgctatggacctgtcggcaagggaattccacctggcggggtccaggaggcgggccttctctgcagtggcgcccgccctctggaacactctgcccctggaggtgaggcaggccccttcgctcccgacattccggaagggtttgaagacctggttctgccgcctcgcctggaatgggaagggcaacagctcttcctgggggtggctggtgacgtagagttctccctactgaatggaaatttcccgcttggattccatatttatatttattattttagtattgtaggtgttgatttggtgattttatgatgttgagttttaaggagaattttattgtaaaccgcccagagtcccccttttggggggagatgggtggtaatagaaatgtgaataataaataaattaaataaataaattaaataaattccaCACAAATTTATACTAGATATTCCATCCAAGATATCTGAATCCCATAGGCTTTTGGTGGCCATCCACCACCCTAGGAGTGATTTGATAAATAGGGGAAGGTGGAGAGAAATGGTGGGTGAAATAGAGCTATCtcaaatttaatttcttttcctgcttTGCTGCACCCTTCGTGTatcttgtatgccgcccagagtcgcctctggtgagatgggcagttatataaacgggattaataaataaataaatctaagcaCTTTGTCTAAATAATAAAAAGCCACACATTTTATACTCCAGTTCTTCGGAAATTTGCATTCTTCTTTCTGTGTTGGGATTGCAAAACTGTTCTGTGGAAGTCTGAATTGTTGGCTCTTCCTTTGCACTTTGACTCACTCTTGTGGATTTGTGCCATTTAACAAGAGGAGCAATGCGTCACCCACCCACAATTTTCATTCCAATGGTATACAGCTATATAAAGAGTTTTCCCAAGAGTGCTTAGCCTCATTTTATAGGCagacactttgaggaccctcatCTAATAAGAGCAAATTAAAaggtaattaaattaaattaaaaggtaAGCCAAGTCAGTCATGTTTAACTGGAAATTTACTGTCTTAGACCAGATAGATTAAATCCTTTGgtagaagaaaatgattattataTAGAAAAAGTGAGAACTTTACTAAGCATTGTCAATCCTAACCGGGCACAGCTCTCCAGTATTTCGGAGGGGCTTTCAAAGCCCCAATTTAGAAATACCAGGGATTGAATGCAAAGCCTCAATTTAGGAATACTAGGGATTGAATGCATGAGAATATATAATTcagcctaggtaaaggtaaaggtttcccttgacattaagtccagtcatgtccgactctagggggcggtgctcatctctgtttcaaaagccgaagagccggcgtttgtccgtagacagttccgtggtcatatggccggcatgactacacggaacgccgttacctgcccgccgaagcggtacctattaatctactcacattggcatgttttcaaactgctagtttggcaggagctaggactagcaacgggagctcacccgtcacacggattcaaactgccgaccttccgatcggcaagctcagcagctcagcggtttaacccgcagtgccaccacgtccctatagtTCAGCCCTACTTGGGCCAATTATTATTAGTAGGTCGGATAGTTGCAATGGTTTTACTTTATGCTTCATTGAACATACTGAAGATTAAATTATGTTTTGGGTTTTGTCTGGACTACTATAGTAGATAGACAACTCTGGCTCCAAATATGGCAGCTCCATCATCTGGAGACGTTCCTCACGAACTTTAAATCTTAGGCCGACTTGCTTTTTCAGAAATGCAAGCTAGCTAGAAACAACCTGGAAAACAACCAGATTCCAATCTTTTTAGGAAGTAATTTTAAGAGTTAATACAGTTGTCTCTCAATGTTATAAGGAGTCACGTTTTGAGATGTGACTTGAAAATATCATGCAGGGGAAATGTCAGTCAAACAACTGAAATTTCTTATGAATGCAGTAATATGGTATCCAGCATACTCTTATTTGGAACTCCTTGGAAATATTTATGCAGTTCAATCTGTAGCTTGGTTTTAATGCACAGTTCGTTAAGTGTGGAGGGGGTTCAAGGAAAAAGAGattgttcttctgtttttttactCACCTTTCAATGAAGATTGGAATGCCCTTCAGCCTTACTCCAAGACAAAGGTGACAATTTTCTGCAGACTAATGGATGAGGAAGCAGCCCCCATTATCCAGAGTAATGGATGGAGACAGGAGGGAAATTAcctgaaagaaaagtaaaagaagcaaAGTTATGGGAAATAATTTCTGAGTGGGTTATGCTATCATGCGCAATGTTGaaatttgcagcagcagcagagaagtgggaagccagcagagaggCTAGCTTGGCAGCAAGGAAAAACAGGAATTCCCTTTTTTGAAAATGGAAATTTTCAAAGGGTAATATTGCTCTACCACAAGTAAAGGATGCAAATCCGTCAAGAGCTCAAGGGGAGGCTGAGCATTAAATGTCTGCATCCTGGAAAGAATTATGTCTGTTCTATCCTACACTGATTTCCTTTGGTCATATGCTGTGCTCATCCCCACAGCTGAGTTAATGACATCCACTCACCTTTGAGCTGGCAAAAAATATATACATGAGGAAAAGATTTACTGTCCCCTGTGCTCATCTCTCTTCTATCACAACCACACCGTTATCAAGTTCTACCATCCTTATTTACCTTTGCTGATGCAGCCTaagattgcatttgccttttttgaagCTGCATGAAAATGTTGGCTCACATTGTGATCTACCATgacatccagatccttttcttatgtgttttttccccattttatacTCATACTTTGTAAGACTTTTCATTGGTCCCTGCAGAAATTAATCTGGCTGTTTTCTGTCCATTATTCCAGTTTGTCAAGATATTCTAGGTACTTGGTACTTTCTTCCAAGTGTTTCATATTTCTCCAAgattgtgtcatctgcaaatttaataatcGTATTTTCTAATCCGAATCATTTTTGAATACACTGAACACCACAGAGcctagcatatactgtatgtaattcagggttggaatccttggtgctctctaagcttggttggtTGTTTGCAGACGTTCCATGACCCAACCAGGTAGTATCaccagtgcgagggagggtggggcttGCTGtttgcttatatacagtagctgcccctgccagtgttgctggggtgtggtttcctccttggtagtgccttgactggggcattgttttctgcctgatggtTTGTCTGGTCTTCACCCCTGTTTATCTCAGGGCTGGTTGCTGGAGGGGGTGTGTTCTCGTCTTCCttgtttccctatttttttttaattgtctcttttgaatggaatgtaaatgtggtttatctctgtatgcctattgatggctgaattgtctgaatgccaagcttccaggaattccctggcatttttggatttggcttgatctaaaatgcTAGCTGGGTAATGacacatctgcaaacaaacaaccaaattcacagagcaccaagaactccataaaAGACTTCATTTAGTACTTAAGTGAGGACAAAGTACCGAGTACCTCCGCTCCTGCGGTCGCTAAGAATGGTCGCTCCGTCAAAAAATGGTCATGTTGGCTTGGCCTGGCTTGTGTTTGGATAAACCATACTAACTCCTGCAGAGCactgcattcttttctaaatgctcacaaaccATCTCTTAATAATCTGTTCCAGAGTTTTTCCTGGTATCAATGACAATCAGACTAATCTATAATTACCTGGGTCTTCAcccttctgtttttttcaagATAGAAACAACATTTGCCTCCTCCAAACACTGATCCTCCCTGATTTCTCAAAAACCATTCTAAGGGGCTCCAAGGTAACATCCATCCATTTGAACAAAATTCTCTGTTGGAAACTGAACCCAGCCAATATTATAGAAAATGATAAAGCGATACAATAACGTCCAGCAATATAATGAGAAGAAATCATACCCCATCACCTGACACCAGATAGATATCTGACTGGTTTTATGCATGTTTCCATCTACTATATGTCTTGCAGGATTATATGCAACATAAAATACAGAGAAATTTACACTTTTTTTTGCAGATCCATCAGCACAACATTCTAATGGATTCCCAAGATTCTTATGATTCCTTGGTAAGAGGCATTCAGTCCATCAATGTCACAGGAAGTTTCAATCCTTGTGAGCTTTTGCTCACAGGAGACCAAGCCTTCCCAGTGCTTGTGAGTTCGAATGGGCAAGTTCTCATTGCCTCAGCCCAGTATGGGAAAGGCCGGATGGTGGTTGCTGCGCATGAAGCAATGCTACAGCTTCCCCAGTTCTTGCCATTCATTAAAAATGCTCTGGAGTGGCTCAAGCCTTCCCCAACGGCACCCATCGGGGTCCACAGAAGCCTGGGTGCTCTCTCCAAATTGCTCCTTGATGGTGGTGTTAAAGTTTCTCCAGATGCAACGGTTGGGGACTCCCCAGGGGTCTTCTGCAGAGATGCCTATGACGACGTGCAGGCTGATGAGCTTGTGCAGTTTGTAAAGAGAGGCGGCGGGCTGCTCATTGGTGGCCAGGCCTGGTACTGGTCATCTCAACATAAGAAGGAGGTAGTCCTGGTTCAATTTCCTGGAAACCTGGTGACCAGTGTGGCTGGAGTATATTTCACTGCCAGTGTGGGAGAAAATGGGGTCTTCTCTGTCCATGAAAAAGTTCCCAGGATTCCCCTCATCACTCAGTAAGTATTACTCCACCCTTTTTTCTATGGTTATTAATCCTATATGTAACAGTTGGCTTTTTGTGACCCTTGCCCCAAAGTTTTATGGTAGTGCAAAATGGGTAGCCCCAGGTTAAACAAATGCCTCATTCCAAAGATCATTTTTGTGCATGTTGGATTGTACGCCACGTGCTTGTGCAAACGTGGTGGCTGCTAACTTGTACACGCGCAACCTCCACTTTTGTGGATGCAGAATGGCGGCTGCCATTATTGTACTTCTTTCTGCAATCTTGGATGTGGTAAATCAGGGCTCACATAATCAGGGAAAGCTTGTAGAACGAAGCTGAGCCCATGGAAGAGGCTGTGTAACTGCAGTAATTAATGGCCATAATCCTCCAGCTAAGACTGGGAGAGTAGGAAGGAACTgttgtatatataatttaataacaATTAACAAGGGGATTAAGGATgacattttaattcttgtattttCTCCTTGTCCTTTAGAAGCAAGGATAGTGGACTTTACGATAAAATCAGTATCTCTCAAATCATAAAGACTCTGTCAGTATCACATATGAGGACTGCATTTATTCTGGAATCATTTgtacagattctttaaattctacCTGAATAAAACATATTCAAAGTTAAAGCAAAATTTATATTTCTTCCCTGTCAGAAATGACAAACTCACTCTACAAATGAGATAGAAATTGCGTTAATAAAACAACAGCAGGTAGCTTGTTAAGAGGGCAGATTATTCTGGTTTTATGGAAGATCCATAAGTCTTCCACCCAATTCCGCCGAGGAAATTCTGTTGGTCCAATATAGGGATCCCAGTCCATCATCTGAAGACTAGCTTAcccattataaattataaattcataaataattataaatattataaatgaactctgttgtgttttttttaaaagacatggaTTAGACATTGAAAGGGATATACTGACTCTTCTGAAAGGAGTGGAGAAATTCAATATAAAGGGTGATCACCCCCAGGAGACAATGGTTCCATCTCCATTGCTAATCCATGGAACATTGGCATTTCCAGTCGGCATAAGCGGTACCTATGACTCCTTCTTGGCAGCTGCATACTACGGTAGAGGACGCATTATGGTTGCCTCTCATGAAGGCTTCTTTAATGTGCCGTCAATGAAAAGTTTCCTCCTCAATGCCATCAGTTGGCTTTCtgctggaaaggaaagaaaggtggGTATCGGAGACAACTTACAGGAACTTTACTCCACGTTAAATCAAGCAATGATCCCCTGTGAGCTAACCGACTTAAAGGAAGACCTAGGCGTATACTGTTGTACGGCCTACAATGCCAAAGAGATGGCAAGCATCCATGAGTTTGTCTCCGAAGGAGGAGGACTCCTGATTGGGGGTCAAGCTTGGTATTGGAGTTATGAGAATCCTAACTCCAGTGCTATTGCAGAATATCCAGGAAATAAGATCCTGAAGAAGTTTGGAATTGGGATTGCTGGAAAGTCTATTGAAATCCCTGAGAACAGCTGTCCTGTGGGAGAGGCCAGCGAAGTGGCTTCCACTTATCACTTCCGGAAAGCACTCTTTCAGTTCATGGAACACGTTCGGAACAAGCAGATTCTACAACCACCATATTCCTTGTGGCTCCGAAAGCTGCTACAAGATGCTACAATATTCCTTGAGATCCCAGCTATGAACTCCCGTCCTTTCTCTTCAGTTCGTGATGACATTCTAGAGTTGATTCAAATTAAAGGGATTCCTGAGGTCAGTGCACACAACCCAATCCAAGCCAATTCAGACCAAGCCATCTTACTTCAAATAGCTTCTGTGCTCTACAATGTTCTACCAGAGTTTCAAGCCGTAGTACCCAGCCTGAGCCCACATAATTCAAACCCTTATCCTACAGCACCTCCTCAAACCATTCAAGTAAATGGAAGCAACCCAGGTAAGAAATGTTGTTCTTCATTCTGAATCGAGTGGTCGTTATTTCAGAGTAATGACCTATGTGTGCAGGACTTTCCTTGTCATTAagcagagttgcttaagatgggtggccatataaatcttttaaataaataaatgtacagtttCAAATCTTCCAACACTAGGCTATGTTCATGTGGACTACAAGCATCTAAGTTAACTGAGAAAAGTCGTTCACTTGAAGGATAAAACGTAGGCTAAATCTACAAGAAGATCCAAACGACCAACTTAGAGATGCCATTTTGCAGGTATAGTTGATTGAGGAGATGAAGGCATTCTTTAATCCTGATGACAGAAAGAGTGTTGAGTGTGTCCTTGACACAACTGCTAGCATCAAATCCCAAGAATCCAGACATTTTCAATAATCTTATGTATATGAACATGACCCTCTGAAAGATTTAATACTTTTGTTTTTAGGAGATGAAGCTTGGAGAAGCACTGGCATGTATGCTCCCCCCGCAAAAACGGTCACTTTATTATTCCCACCCTCCACCCTCAGTGCAAAATTGCAGGTAATGTTAGTACATCTTACATTACACTCCATGATCTGCCTGCTGCCCTGGGCAAAAGGAGCCTCCCCAGGAGCACCAGCTCAGTCCGTGCCATGGCAGCACCAGGTGATCCTCTCTGCTGTAGTTAAGCCAAGGCCTACTGAGTTGGCAAGCTTGTGTAGGACTCCTTGCAAGCCTGGAGTCTGGTGACATCTAAATGTGTTATTACTATTTTGGGAGAAGTCAATTTTATGTACACTCGACTTTTTACCACGTGCGCAGTTTTGGTGAGTAATGTGAGTACCCACACAGGCACACCACAGAGAGAACAGTTTGCAAGTTATAGTGTAAGcttaaca
This genomic interval carries:
- the LOC134500728 gene encoding TRPM8 channel-associated factor homolog; its protein translation is MDSQDSYDSLVRGIQSINVTGSFNPCELLLTGDQAFPVLVSSNGQVLIASAQYGKGRMVVAAHEAMLQLPQFLPFIKNALEWLKPSPTAPIGVHRSLGALSKLLLDGGVKVSPDATVGDSPGVFCRDAYDDVQADELVQFVKRGGGLLIGGQAWYWSSQHKKEVVLVQFPGNLVTSVAGVYFTASVGENGVFSVHEKVPRIPLITQHGLDIERDILTLLKGVEKFNIKGDHPQETMVPSPLLIHGTLAFPVGISGTYDSFLAAAYYGRGRIMVASHEGFFNVPSMKSFLLNAISWLSAGKERKVGIGDNLQELYSTLNQAMIPCELTDLKEDLGVYCCTAYNAKEMASIHEFVSEGGGLLIGGQAWYWSYENPNSSAIAEYPGNKILKKFGIGIAGKSIEIPENSCPVGEASEVASTYHFRKALFQFMEHVRNKQILQPPYSLWLRKLLQDATIFLEIPAMNSRPFSSVRDDILELIQIKGIPEVSAHNPIQANSDQAILLQIASVLYNVLPEFQAVVPSLSPHNSNPYPTAPPQTIQVNGSNPGDEAWRSTGMYAPPAKTVTLLFPPSTLSAKLQVQMGCHTDNLMALGKWERPPVATRRFQVQSEKMEISSLWGGLLYVIVPKKSSLGYISVTIEGATRAPYFKHGETSKQDWRETVSLYPAPWAELETENIILTLPSDAVRKNDKIEFLLKTWDQMMRAIAKLASIPFPFPRPERIVTDVQISAGWMHSGYPVMSNVGALPEIIDVQAFYAKGTWGPIHELGHNQQKSGWNFPPHTTDATCNLWSVYVNETVLSISREIAHPELLPNARKGKIEKYIKNGAKLKDFEMFTALEPYLQLQEAFGWEPYIRILAKYQTMSNIPSVNKSKMNLWAETFSQEVKRNLGPFFKTWGWPIEDKVSEKLARSFPAWAEDPMVQHRSP